In the genome of Photobacterium sp. TY1-4, one region contains:
- the secG gene encoding preprotein translocase subunit SecG, giving the protein MYEILLVIYLLAALGVIGLVLVQQGKGADMGASFGAGASGTLFGASGSGNFLTRMTAICATVFFAISLVLGNISAKQAKETSSWEDLSAPATEQVAKPTENAPAHSDIPQ; this is encoded by the coding sequence ATGTACGAAATTCTACTTGTGATTTATCTGTTGGCTGCGCTTGGTGTTATTGGCCTGGTTTTGGTTCAACAAGGTAAAGGCGCAGATATGGGAGCTTCATTTGGGGCTGGCGCTTCAGGGACACTGTTCGGCGCGAGCGGCTCTGGAAACTTTTTGACCCGAATGACTGCAATTTGTGCGACGGTGTTTTTTGCCATCAGCCTGGTTCTGGGTAATATCAGTGCCAAGCAAGCAAAAGAAACCAGCAGCTGGGAAGACTTAAGCGCCCCGGCCACTGAACAGGTTGCAAAACCAACTGAGAATGCTCCGGCTCACAGCGACATTCCTCAGTAA
- the nusA gene encoding transcription termination factor NusA, protein MNKEILAVVEAVSNEKAVPRERIFEALEIALATATKKKYEAEIDVRVAIDRKTGHFDTFRRWKAVEEVTQPTLEMTLEAAQYDDETIGLGDYVEEQIESVTFDRITTQTAKQVIVQKVREAERAQVVEQFIDNEGELITGVVKKVNRDAVVIDLGNNAEAVIQRDDQLPRENFRPGDRVRGLLYAVRPEARGFQLFMTRSKPEMLSELFRIEVPEIGEELIELMGAARDPGSRAKIAVKTNDKRIDPVGACVGMRGARVQAVSGELGGERIDIVLWDENPAQFVINAMAPAEVSSIIVDEDNHTMDIAVEKDNLAQAIGRSGQNVRLASQLTGWELNVMTVEDLQKKHQEEAQESIEVFTKHLDIDEDFATMLVEEGFTTLEEIAYVPVAELLAVDGLDEGTVEELRNRAKEALTTLALAQEESFEGVEPAEDLLALDGLERDMAFKLAAIGVCTLEDLADQGTDDLVDIEGMNEAKAGELIMAARNICWFSDEA, encoded by the coding sequence ATGAACAAAGAAATCTTGGCTGTCGTTGAAGCGGTATCCAATGAGAAAGCTGTACCTCGTGAGCGTATCTTCGAAGCACTAGAGATCGCGCTGGCTACAGCGACTAAGAAAAAATATGAAGCAGAAATTGATGTCCGAGTGGCGATTGACCGTAAAACGGGCCACTTTGACACGTTCCGTCGCTGGAAAGCAGTTGAGGAAGTGACTCAGCCAACGCTGGAAATGACCCTGGAAGCGGCGCAGTACGATGATGAAACCATCGGGCTGGGTGACTATGTCGAAGAGCAAATCGAATCGGTAACCTTCGACCGCATCACGACGCAAACAGCCAAGCAAGTGATCGTCCAGAAAGTTCGCGAAGCTGAACGCGCGCAGGTTGTGGAGCAATTCATCGACAACGAAGGTGAGCTGATCACTGGTGTGGTCAAGAAAGTGAACCGCGACGCCGTGGTGATTGACCTGGGCAACAACGCAGAGGCGGTGATCCAGCGTGATGACCAATTGCCGCGTGAAAACTTCCGTCCGGGTGACCGCGTTCGCGGCTTGCTGTATGCTGTACGCCCTGAAGCGCGTGGTTTCCAGCTGTTCATGACCCGTTCTAAGCCGGAAATGCTGTCTGAGCTGTTCCGCATCGAGGTGCCGGAAATTGGCGAAGAGCTGATCGAACTGATGGGGGCGGCCCGTGATCCGGGTTCTCGCGCGAAAATCGCCGTGAAAACCAACGACAAGCGGATTGACCCGGTTGGTGCATGTGTGGGGATGCGTGGTGCCCGTGTTCAGGCGGTTTCCGGTGAGCTGGGTGGCGAGCGTATCGATATCGTGCTGTGGGATGAGAATCCTGCACAATTTGTGATCAATGCGATGGCGCCGGCTGAAGTGAGCTCCATCATTGTTGATGAAGACAACCACACCATGGATATCGCAGTTGAGAAAGACAACCTGGCGCAAGCTATTGGTCGCAGCGGTCAGAACGTCCGCCTGGCGTCACAGCTGACGGGTTGGGAACTCAACGTGATGACCGTTGAAGATCTTCAGAAGAAACACCAGGAAGAAGCACAAGAGTCCATCGAAGTGTTTACCAAACACCTGGATATCGACGAAGACTTCGCCACAATGCTGGTTGAAGAAGGTTTCACCACACTGGAAGAAATTGCTTACGTTCCGGTTGCAGAACTGCTGGCTGTCGATGGCCTGGATGAAGGCACTGTTGAAGAGCTGCGTAACCGTGCGAAAGAAGCGCTGACGACCCTTGCTCTTGCGCAGGAAGAGTCTTTTGAAGGTGTTGAGCCTGCGGAAGACCTGCTTGCCCTGGATGGCCTGGAGCGCGATATGGCGTTCAAACTGGCGGCGATAGGTGTATGCACGCTGGAAGATCTGGCTGACCAAGGCACCGATGATCTGGTTGATATCGAAGGCATGAACGAAGCGAAAGCGGGCGAGCTGATTATGGCCGCACGTAATATCTGCTGGTTCAGCGACGAAGCCTAA
- the folP gene encoding dihydropteroate synthase has protein sequence MILTSKEKTLDLSTPHVMGILNVTPDSFSDGGQFNQLDSAMFRVEEMLAAGTTFIDIGGESTRPGAAEVSTDEELARVVPVIEAIRQRFDCWISVDTSKAQVMTESVRAGADLINDIRALQEPGALEAAARAGVPICLMHMQGQPRTMQHQPHYEDLLRDVGGFLAGRIAACEQAGIPRERLLLDPGYGFGKTVEHNYQLLAHLDKFHQFGLPLLVGMSRKSMIFKLLNKKPAECLAGSLACAAIAAMKGAQIIRVHDAQETVDVLKVCQMTLAQEK, from the coding sequence ATGATCCTGACCAGTAAAGAGAAAACCCTCGATTTAAGTACGCCTCATGTGATGGGGATCCTCAACGTAACTCCGGATTCCTTCTCTGACGGCGGCCAGTTTAACCAACTCGACAGCGCCATGTTCCGGGTTGAGGAAATGCTGGCGGCAGGCACCACGTTTATCGATATCGGTGGCGAGTCGACGCGTCCGGGCGCGGCGGAGGTGTCAACGGATGAAGAATTGGCCCGGGTGGTGCCGGTCATTGAAGCCATACGTCAGCGTTTTGACTGCTGGATCTCGGTTGATACCAGTAAAGCCCAGGTTATGACGGAATCAGTCCGGGCCGGTGCAGATTTGATCAATGACATTCGCGCCTTGCAAGAGCCGGGGGCGCTGGAAGCCGCGGCCAGAGCGGGCGTACCGATTTGTTTGATGCATATGCAGGGGCAACCGCGTACAATGCAGCATCAGCCTCATTATGAAGATCTGCTCCGCGATGTGGGTGGTTTTCTGGCCGGCCGGATTGCCGCTTGTGAGCAAGCCGGGATTCCGCGGGAGCGGCTGTTGCTGGATCCGGGGTACGGATTTGGTAAAACTGTGGAGCACAACTATCAACTGTTGGCACACCTGGATAAATTTCATCAGTTTGGTTTACCGTTGCTGGTTGGTATGTCGCGTAAATCAATGATTTTTAAGTTACTTAATAAAAAACCTGCCGAATGTTTGGCCGGCAGCCTGGCCTGTGCGGCCATTGCTGCGATGAAAGGGGCGCAAATCATTCGTGTTCACGACGCACAGGAAACCGTTGATGTGCTGAAAGTGTGTCAGATGACGCTGGCGCAGGAAAAATAA
- the rimP gene encoding ribosome maturation factor RimP — MTALEMQLTELLEAPVVALGYELVGLEFIRAGEHSTLRVFIDHENGITVEDCADVSRQISAVMDVEDPITVAYNLEVSSPGLERPLFKPAHYQQFIGHEVSLVLKMAMNNRRKWKGDITAVDGEMITLKVDGNEETFALSNISKANLVPKF; from the coding sequence TTGACAGCTTTAGAGATGCAATTAACTGAATTGCTTGAAGCACCTGTAGTTGCTTTGGGCTATGAGCTGGTCGGCCTGGAGTTTATCCGTGCCGGTGAGCATTCGACATTGCGTGTTTTCATTGACCATGAAAATGGGATCACGGTGGAAGACTGCGCTGATGTGAGCCGCCAGATTAGCGCAGTGATGGATGTTGAAGATCCGATCACTGTTGCCTACAACCTGGAGGTTTCCTCCCCTGGTCTGGAAAGGCCGCTGTTTAAACCAGCACATTATCAGCAATTTATTGGCCACGAGGTCAGCCTGGTATTGAAAATGGCGATGAATAACCGCCGCAAGTGGAAGGGTGACATTACTGCCGTTGACGGTGAGATGATCACATTAAAAGTCGATGGCAATGAAGAAACTTTTGCACTGAGCAATATTTCCAAGGCCAACCTGGTTCCAAAATTCTAA
- the yhbY gene encoding ribosome assembly RNA-binding protein YhbY, with the protein MNLSTKQKQYLKGLAHNLKPVVLMGANGLTEAVLAEIELALDHHELIKVKVAAEERETKDLIVDAIVRETKAEKVQVIGKTLVLYRQSEERKIELPRK; encoded by the coding sequence ATGAATCTAAGCACCAAACAGAAGCAATACCTGAAAGGCCTTGCTCACAACCTGAAACCTGTTGTCCTTATGGGTGCAAACGGTCTGACCGAAGCCGTCCTGGCTGAGATCGAACTCGCGCTGGATCACCATGAACTGATCAAAGTAAAAGTCGCGGCTGAAGAGCGCGAGACCAAAGACTTGATCGTTGATGCGATCGTGCGTGAGACCAAAGCGGAAAAAGTTCAGGTGATCGGTAAGACCCTGGTGCTGTACCGCCAGAGCGAAGAACGTAAAATCGAGCTTCCTCGCAAATAA
- the rlmE gene encoding 23S rRNA (uridine(2552)-2'-O)-methyltransferase RlmE produces the protein MSKKKHSASSGRWLKEHFDDKYVQEAQKKGYRSRAIFKIEEIQHKDKLLKPGMTVVDLGAAPGGWSQYAAEIVGDEGQVIACDILPMDSLPGVSFLQGDFREEAVLDALLERIQPDMVDVVLSDMAPNMSGNLASDQPRAMYLVELALDMCRQVLAPNGSFAVKVFQGEGFDPYLAEVRSMFKVVKIRKPDSSRDRSREVYIVATGYKL, from the coding sequence ATGAGTAAAAAAAAGCATTCGGCCAGCTCTGGCCGTTGGCTGAAAGAACACTTTGACGATAAGTATGTTCAGGAGGCTCAGAAAAAAGGTTATCGCTCACGGGCGATTTTTAAAATTGAAGAGATCCAGCACAAAGACAAACTGCTCAAGCCCGGGATGACCGTGGTCGACTTGGGGGCCGCGCCTGGGGGCTGGTCGCAGTATGCTGCCGAGATCGTGGGTGATGAAGGCCAGGTGATTGCCTGTGATATTCTGCCGATGGACTCGCTGCCTGGCGTGAGTTTTCTTCAGGGGGATTTTCGTGAGGAAGCGGTGCTGGATGCGTTGCTTGAGCGTATTCAACCGGATATGGTCGATGTGGTGCTCTCCGATATGGCGCCGAACATGAGCGGCAATTTAGCGTCGGATCAACCTAGAGCAATGTATCTTGTTGAACTAGCATTAGATATGTGTAGACAAGTCCTTGCCCCGAACGGCAGCTTTGCGGTGAAGGTATTCCAGGGGGAAGGCTTTGACCCGTATCTGGCGGAAGTTCGGAGCATGTTCAAAGTGGTCAAAATCCGGAAACCGGATTCATCACGGGATCGTTCTCGTGAGGTTTATATTGTAGCTACAGGTTACAAACTGTAG
- the ftsH gene encoding ATP-dependent zinc metalloprotease FtsH — MSDMAKNLILWLVIAVVLMSVFQSFGPGDTAGRQVDYTTFVREIGQDQIREARFNDREITVFKRDNTRYVTYLPVLNDQKLLDDLINANVKVVGTPPEEPSLLASIFISWFPMLLLIGVWIFFMRQMQGGGGKGAMSFGKSKARMMSEDQIKTTFSDVAGCDEAKEDVKELVDYLRDPSRFQKLGGKIPTGVLMVGPPGTGKTLLAKAIAGEAKVPFFTISGSDFVEMFVGVGASRVRDMFEQAKKAAPCIIFIDEIDAVGRQRGAGVGGGHDEREQTLNQMLVEMDGFEGNEGIIVIAATNRPDVLDPALLRPGRFDRQVVVGLPDVRGREQILKVHMRKVPLDGDVKPALIARGTPGFSGADLANLVNEAALFAARGNKRTVSMVEFELAKDKIMMGAERKSMVMTQEQKESTAYHEAGHAIIGRLVPDHDPVYKVSIIPRGRALGVTMYLPEQDRVSHSREFLESMISSLYGGRLAEELIYGVNKVSTGASNDIERATDIARKMVTQWGFSEKLGPLLYAEDEGEVFLGRSVTQTKHMSDETARAIDTEVRAIIDRNYERAREILEQNMDIMHAMKDALMKYETIDAGQIDDLMERKAVIRAPKGWSDESDTLNAEKAGEAKDAEAPAEQNPAAESAQAPAAENKEDDKPQA; from the coding sequence TTGAGTGACATGGCAAAAAACTTGATTTTGTGGTTAGTCATCGCTGTGGTTCTGATGTCTGTTTTTCAGAGCTTCGGTCCGGGTGATACGGCTGGCCGTCAAGTCGACTATACAACCTTTGTCCGTGAAATCGGTCAGGATCAGATTAGGGAAGCGCGATTCAATGATCGTGAAATCACCGTGTTTAAGCGGGATAACACGCGATACGTTACTTATCTGCCTGTCCTAAACGATCAAAAGCTACTAGACGACCTAATTAACGCGAATGTGAAAGTTGTCGGAACCCCACCGGAAGAGCCGAGCCTGCTGGCATCGATCTTCATTTCCTGGTTCCCGATGTTGCTTCTCATTGGTGTGTGGATTTTCTTTATGCGCCAGATGCAGGGCGGCGGTGGCAAGGGTGCCATGTCGTTCGGTAAATCCAAAGCGCGCATGATGAGTGAAGATCAGATCAAAACCACCTTCAGCGACGTTGCCGGCTGTGATGAAGCCAAAGAAGACGTCAAGGAGCTGGTGGACTATCTGCGTGATCCGAGCCGCTTCCAGAAACTGGGCGGTAAAATCCCGACCGGTGTCCTGATGGTTGGCCCTCCGGGTACGGGTAAAACCTTGCTGGCCAAAGCGATTGCCGGTGAAGCCAAAGTCCCTTTCTTTACCATTTCCGGTTCTGACTTCGTTGAAATGTTCGTCGGTGTGGGTGCATCCCGTGTTCGTGATATGTTCGAACAAGCCAAGAAGGCTGCGCCTTGTATCATCTTTATCGATGAGATTGATGCCGTGGGCCGTCAGCGTGGTGCAGGTGTCGGTGGTGGTCACGATGAGCGTGAGCAAACCCTCAACCAGATGCTGGTTGAGATGGATGGCTTCGAAGGTAATGAAGGGATCATCGTGATTGCGGCAACCAACCGCCCTGACGTACTGGATCCGGCGTTGCTGCGTCCTGGTCGTTTCGACCGCCAGGTGGTAGTTGGCTTGCCGGATGTTCGCGGTCGTGAACAAATCCTGAAAGTCCACATGCGTAAGGTTCCGTTGGACGGTGATGTGAAACCGGCCCTGATTGCACGCGGTACCCCGGGCTTCTCCGGTGCGGATCTGGCGAACCTGGTCAACGAAGCGGCGCTGTTTGCTGCCCGTGGCAACAAGCGCACGGTCTCAATGGTTGAGTTCGAGCTGGCCAAAGACAAGATCATGATGGGCGCCGAGCGTAAGTCGATGGTTATGACGCAAGAGCAGAAAGAGTCAACGGCTTACCACGAAGCGGGCCATGCTATCATCGGCCGCCTGGTGCCTGATCATGATCCGGTATACAAGGTCTCGATTATCCCGCGTGGTCGTGCGCTGGGTGTCACCATGTACCTGCCGGAGCAGGATCGTGTGAGTCATTCTCGTGAATTCCTGGAATCGATGATCTCCAGCCTGTACGGCGGCCGTCTGGCAGAAGAGCTGATTTACGGGGTAAACAAGGTCTCGACCGGTGCGTCTAACGATATCGAACGTGCAACCGACATCGCCCGTAAAATGGTGACGCAGTGGGGCTTCTCTGAGAAGCTGGGTCCATTGTTGTACGCCGAAGATGAAGGCGAGGTATTCCTGGGCCGCTCTGTGACGCAGACCAAGCACATGTCTGATGAAACGGCGCGTGCGATTGATACCGAAGTTCGTGCAATCATTGATCGTAACTATGAGCGTGCGCGTGAAATCCTGGAGCAAAACATGGATATCATGCATGCGATGAAAGATGCGCTGATGAAGTACGAGACGATTGATGCCGGTCAGATTGACGATCTGATGGAGCGTAAAGCGGTGATCCGTGCGCCGAAAGGCTGGAGCGATGAAAGCGATACGCTGAATGCCGAGAAAGCGGGTGAGGCGAAAGACGCCGAAGCGCCTGCCGAGCAAAATCCGGCGGCTGAAAGCGCTCAGGCACCGGCAGCTGAAAACAAGGAAGACGACAAGCCGCAAGCTTAG
- the infB gene encoding translation initiation factor IF-2 translates to MSEVTVKALAEEIGTPIDRLLQQFADAGISKKAEESVSQQEKQSLLAHLKKEHGGASSADEAPTRLTLQRKTRSTLSVSGSGGKNKSVQVEVRKKRTYVKRSALEEEQRAAEEAKRQAEEVAQREAEETAQRAAEEQAKREAEAAAQRAADEKRLADEKAKQDVEVKAKRDAEDKQEREADEKRLAEEKAKRAAADEEAKKEAEALQRRREEEAKRKAEEESQRQLEEARKMAEMNEKNWSKSDQETSNMEKSDYHTTTSSYARAAEDEQDQKEEGARRRKKKKAGAKTDDRSGGRGARNQRPRGKKQMAKPTSMQHGFDKTATVAKQDVVIGETIVVSELASKMSVKASEVIKVMMKMGAMATINQVIDQETAALVAEEMGHKVILRKENELEEAVLSDRDENLTAVPRAPVVTIMGHVDHGKTSTLDYIRKAHVASGEAGGITQHIGAYHVETDNGMITFLDTPGHAAFTAMRARGAQATDIVVLVVAADDGVMPQTIEAIQHAKAAGVPLIVAVNKIDKEDANPDNVKNELAQYDVIPEEWGGENIFVHISAKQGTNIDGLLEAILLQAEVLELEAVAEGMAKGVVVESRLDKGRGPVATVLVQEGTLRKGDIVLCGLEHGRVRAMRDELGRDIEEAGPSIPVEILGLSGVPSSGDEATVVRDERKAREVALYRQGKFRDVKLARQQKAKLENMFSNMTAGEVAELNVVLKADVQGSVEAIADSLRKLSTDEVKVNIVGSGVGGITETDAVLAAASNAIILGFNVRADASARKTIETESLDLRYYSIIYQLIDEVKAAMGGMLSPEFKQEIIGLAEVRDVFKSPKIGAIAGCMVTEGLIKRNNPIRVLRDNVVIYEGELESLRRFKDDVQEVKNGYECGIGVKNYNDVRVGDQIEVYEIVEIQRTLD, encoded by the coding sequence ATGTCAGAGGTTACCGTTAAAGCATTAGCCGAGGAAATTGGAACACCGATTGATCGTTTGCTTCAACAGTTTGCCGATGCTGGTATCAGCAAGAAAGCTGAAGAAAGCGTAAGCCAACAAGAAAAGCAGTCGCTGTTAGCCCACCTGAAGAAAGAACATGGTGGTGCGAGCAGTGCTGACGAGGCTCCGACACGCCTTACTCTGCAACGAAAAACCCGCAGTACGCTGAGCGTATCGGGTTCCGGTGGCAAGAATAAAAGTGTTCAGGTCGAAGTGCGCAAAAAGCGTACTTATGTAAAACGCTCTGCTCTTGAAGAAGAGCAGCGCGCTGCTGAAGAAGCAAAGCGTCAGGCTGAAGAAGTTGCGCAACGTGAGGCGGAAGAAACCGCTCAACGTGCAGCGGAAGAGCAGGCCAAGCGTGAGGCAGAAGCAGCGGCGCAACGTGCCGCTGATGAAAAGCGTTTAGCTGATGAGAAGGCTAAGCAAGATGTAGAAGTTAAGGCCAAGCGTGACGCAGAGGATAAGCAGGAGCGTGAAGCTGATGAGAAGCGTTTAGCTGAAGAGAAGGCTAAGCGCGCCGCTGCTGACGAAGAGGCGAAAAAAGAAGCTGAGGCGCTACAACGTCGCCGGGAAGAGGAAGCCAAGCGTAAAGCCGAAGAAGAAAGTCAGCGCCAGCTAGAAGAGGCACGCAAAATGGCGGAAATGAACGAGAAAAACTGGTCAAAATCTGACCAGGAAACGAGTAATATGGAAAAATCAGACTACCATACTACAACGTCCAGCTACGCACGCGCAGCTGAAGACGAGCAGGATCAGAAAGAAGAAGGCGCTCGCCGCCGTAAGAAAAAGAAAGCTGGCGCGAAGACTGATGATCGCAGCGGCGGACGTGGTGCCCGTAATCAGCGCCCTCGCGGTAAGAAGCAGATGGCGAAGCCGACGTCTATGCAGCACGGCTTTGACAAAACCGCAACCGTTGCCAAGCAGGACGTTGTGATCGGTGAAACCATCGTGGTTTCTGAGCTGGCCAGCAAAATGTCGGTGAAAGCTTCAGAAGTCATCAAAGTGATGATGAAGATGGGCGCGATGGCGACCATCAACCAGGTGATCGATCAGGAAACCGCAGCGCTGGTTGCTGAAGAGATGGGTCACAAAGTCATCTTGCGTAAAGAAAATGAGCTGGAAGAAGCCGTACTGTCTGATCGCGATGAAAACCTGACCGCGGTGCCACGTGCGCCGGTTGTGACTATCATGGGCCACGTTGACCACGGTAAAACATCGACGCTGGACTACATCCGTAAAGCCCACGTTGCTTCAGGCGAAGCCGGTGGTATTACCCAGCACATTGGTGCCTACCACGTTGAAACTGACAATGGCATGATCACCTTCCTGGATACGCCGGGACACGCCGCCTTTACGGCCATGCGTGCACGTGGTGCTCAGGCGACTGATATCGTTGTTCTGGTTGTGGCGGCGGATGATGGCGTGATGCCTCAGACGATCGAAGCGATCCAGCACGCGAAAGCGGCCGGAGTTCCGCTGATTGTTGCGGTGAACAAGATCGATAAAGAAGATGCCAACCCGGACAACGTGAAGAACGAACTGGCACAGTACGACGTGATCCCGGAAGAGTGGGGCGGTGAGAATATCTTCGTTCACATCTCTGCCAAGCAGGGCACGAATATTGACGGCCTGCTGGAAGCGATTCTGCTGCAAGCGGAAGTTCTGGAACTGGAAGCCGTTGCTGAAGGCATGGCGAAAGGTGTGGTTGTTGAATCGCGTCTGGATAAAGGCCGTGGCCCGGTTGCAACCGTTCTGGTTCAGGAAGGGACGCTGCGTAAAGGCGATATCGTTCTGTGTGGCCTGGAGCACGGTCGTGTGCGTGCGATGCGTGACGAGCTGGGTCGTGATATTGAAGAAGCGGGTCCGTCGATTCCGGTCGAGATCCTGGGTCTGTCTGGCGTGCCGTCTTCTGGTGATGAAGCCACCGTGGTTCGTGACGAGCGTAAAGCCCGTGAAGTTGCGCTGTACCGTCAGGGTAAATTCCGCGACGTGAAACTGGCGCGTCAGCAGAAAGCGAAACTGGAGAACATGTTCTCGAACATGACTGCCGGTGAAGTTGCTGAACTGAACGTGGTACTGAAAGCTGACGTTCAGGGCTCTGTCGAAGCGATCGCTGACTCACTGCGCAAGCTGTCGACTGATGAAGTGAAAGTCAACATCGTGGGCTCTGGTGTGGGTGGGATCACCGAAACTGACGCTGTTCTGGCAGCAGCTTCGAACGCGATCATCCTGGGCTTCAACGTTCGTGCCGATGCGTCTGCACGGAAGACGATTGAAACGGAGAGCTTGGATCTGCGCTACTACTCCATTATCTATCAGCTGATTGATGAAGTGAAAGCGGCGATGGGCGGCATGCTGTCTCCTGAGTTCAAGCAGGAAATCATCGGTCTGGCGGAAGTTCGTGACGTGTTCAAGTCGCCTAAGATTGGTGCGATTGCCGGCTGTATGGTGACTGAAGGCCTGATCAAGCGTAACAACCCAATCCGCGTTCTGCGTGATAACGTGGTGATCTACGAAGGTGAGCTGGAATCGCTGCGTCGCTTCAAAGATGATGTTCAGGAAGTTAAGAACGGCTACGAGTGTGGTATCGGCGTGAAGAACTACAATGATGTTCGCGTGGGTGACCAGATCGAAGTTTACGAAATCGTTGAAATTCAGCGTACGCTTGACTAA
- the rbfA gene encoding 30S ribosome-binding factor RbfA, translating into MSKEFSRTQRVAQQLQKELAVILQREIKDPRIGMATISSVDVSRDMGYAKVYVTFLTVGEQTAEDSLEALREMAPYIRSLLGKQIRLRVTPELNFIFDKSLTEGMRISNLVTKAVRDDEDRRGGKETEDEE; encoded by the coding sequence ATGTCTAAAGAATTTAGCCGCACGCAGCGGGTTGCCCAGCAATTGCAAAAAGAGCTGGCTGTGATCCTGCAGCGTGAAATCAAAGATCCGCGCATCGGGATGGCGACCATTTCCAGCGTCGACGTGTCGCGTGACATGGGTTATGCCAAAGTCTATGTGACTTTCCTGACCGTGGGTGAGCAGACTGCGGAAGACAGCCTGGAAGCCCTGCGTGAAATGGCACCGTACATCCGCTCGCTGCTGGGCAAGCAGATTCGCCTGCGCGTGACGCCGGAGCTGAACTTTATTTTCGATAAGTCGCTGACCGAAGGGATGCGTATTTCCAATCTGGTGACCAAGGCTGTCCGTGATGATGAAGATCGTCGCGGTGGGAAAGAGACGGAAGACGAGGAATAA
- the glmM gene encoding phosphoglucosamine mutase produces MAERKYFGTDGIRGLVGQSPITPDFVLKLGWAAGRVLSKQGTKKVLIGKDTRISGYMLESALEAGLAAAGLQAAFTGPMPTPAVAYLTRTFRAEAGIVISASHNPYYDNGIKFFSSEGTKLPDEIELAIEEEMDKPLTCVESALLGKASRINDAAGRYIEFCKGTFPSELSLAGYKIVVDCAHGATYHIAPNVFKELGADVITLGCEPNGTNINDKVGATDVAALQAKVLAEQAHFGVALDGDGDRVIMVDEEGNKVDGDQIAYIIARDALRRGELKGGVVGTLMTNLGMEVALKNLGIPFVRAKVGDRYVLEELKKHNWLIGAENSGHVILLDKVTTGDGIVAGLQVMASIVGSKMSLKDLCDGMTMYPQVLENVRFTGDANPLESETVLAAQAEVEAQLGDNGRVLLRKSGTEPLIRVMVEGKDADLVKESALAIAQAVKENC; encoded by the coding sequence ATGGCTGAACGTAAGTATTTTGGTACGGATGGGATTCGTGGTTTGGTCGGGCAGTCGCCAATCACCCCGGACTTTGTACTGAAACTTGGCTGGGCGGCAGGTCGTGTCCTGTCGAAGCAGGGCACCAAAAAAGTCCTGATCGGAAAAGATACCCGGATTTCCGGTTATATGCTGGAATCGGCGTTGGAAGCCGGTCTGGCGGCAGCGGGCTTGCAGGCAGCCTTTACCGGTCCGATGCCGACCCCGGCTGTGGCTTACCTGACGCGGACGTTCCGCGCCGAAGCGGGGATTGTGATTTCAGCCTCCCACAACCCGTATTACGATAACGGGATCAAGTTCTTCTCCTCAGAAGGGACCAAGTTACCGGATGAGATTGAACTGGCGATTGAAGAAGAAATGGACAAACCGCTGACCTGCGTGGAGTCGGCCCTGCTGGGAAAAGCCAGCCGGATAAACGATGCAGCGGGCCGCTATATTGAATTCTGTAAGGGCACCTTCCCGTCAGAGCTGAGCCTGGCAGGCTATAAAATTGTGGTGGACTGTGCCCACGGTGCGACCTACCACATTGCCCCGAACGTATTCAAAGAGTTGGGCGCGGACGTGATCACCCTGGGGTGCGAGCCGAACGGCACCAACATCAACGACAAGGTTGGGGCAACGGATGTGGCGGCGCTGCAGGCTAAAGTTCTGGCTGAGCAGGCTCACTTTGGGGTTGCGCTGGACGGTGATGGCGACCGCGTCATCATGGTCGATGAAGAAGGCAATAAGGTCGATGGCGATCAGATTGCTTATATTATTGCCCGGGATGCGCTGCGTCGCGGTGAACTCAAAGGCGGTGTGGTGGGCACCCTGATGACGAACCTGGGGATGGAAGTCGCCCTGAAGAACCTGGGGATCCCGTTTGTCCGGGCGAAAGTGGGTGATCGCTATGTGCTGGAAGAGTTGAAAAAACACAACTGGCTGATTGGCGCTGAAAACTCCGGCCATGTGATCCTGCTCGATAAAGTCACCACCGGTGACGGTATTGTCGCGGGTCTGCAGGTCATGGCTTCAATTGTCGGCAGTAAGATGTCGCTGAAGGATCTCTGCGACGGCATGACCATGTATCCCCAGGTGCTGGAAAATGTCCGTTTTACCGGTGATGCCAACCCGCTGGAATCGGAAACCGTGCTGGCTGCCCAGGCCGAAGTTGAAGCACAACTGGGCGACAATGGTCGCGTGCTGCTGCGCAAGTCGGGTACCGAGCCGTTGATCCGAGTGATGGTTGAGGGCAAAGATGCTGATTTAGTGAAAGAATCTGCGCTGGCCATTGCCCAGGCCGTGAAAGAGAACTGCTAA